The following proteins are encoded in a genomic region of Hymenobacter siberiensis:
- a CDS encoding BsuBI/PstI family type II restriction endonuclease, translating into MTPEVDTDILSISPPTAQALPSAYASQLASEYAAAASDTHKKELGQFFTPHEIGAYLASLATFTGTEARLLDPGFGTGVLACSLVEHLVRTSPQLTVLYLDAYDVDAGIEPYAHAVLVHLSDWLGSKGISCHPRLIPRDFILENQQLWGSALESAQPIYDVVISNPPYFKLSKQDPRNDLARQQEQEQPNIYSLFIVQAALLTKQGGELIFIIPRSFCSGPYFERFRGFMYQHLQLDVFHLFHSRSKAFEKDAVLQENMIFKATRVNHAGEQDYPVRVLASEAGHDVHETTVQQCMLDELVDLGSQEKVLFLPTSNAERSLIADFKMWRHRLRDFGIEVSTGPVVAFRVTEHLNEEASAGYVPLFWIDHVRRGRIDWPNARGRHQFIALAGGKRAGLLPNRNYVLLRRFSAKDDKHRLIAAPYYKKDWAEYDGVGLENKLNYFYSIKAELTEQQVAGLTALLNSNLYDAFFRVFNGNTQVSATEARALPMPSLKTIEEIGERVKDKGIDELDAIVQEVVTDRKMNNTLFELESTFTPKQQKVQESLQILKALGMPRAQLNDRSALTLLALLNLKPDGSWQKLERPVMGVTPIMDWCRDNYQTTYAPNSRETFRRQTLHQFGSAGIVDYNPDNRSRPVNSPKACYQVYEQLGELLTTFGTPAWASKLEQHLRDRPTLIEKNAKERNMALIPLVLPNGKEVTLSAGAHSQLIHDIIKVFGPRYAPGAEVIYIGDTKPQNEFFDRERLAELGVTVDKHGKMPDVVLYYGEKDWLLLIESVTSHGPVDNKRHEELSQLFAAVKDKLVFVSAFPDRKSMAKYRVDISWETEVWFADSPTHMLHFNGTRFLGPHVEDKS; encoded by the coding sequence ATGACACCAGAAGTAGACACCGATATTCTATCTATATCCCCCCCAACTGCCCAAGCGTTACCTAGTGCTTACGCCTCCCAACTTGCCTCTGAGTACGCAGCAGCGGCTAGTGATACTCATAAAAAGGAATTGGGGCAGTTCTTCACGCCCCATGAAATCGGGGCCTATCTAGCCAGTCTAGCTACGTTTACCGGCACTGAGGCCCGGCTACTGGACCCCGGATTTGGTACTGGTGTGCTGGCTTGCTCGTTAGTTGAACATTTGGTACGAACTAGTCCTCAGCTCACCGTCCTATACCTGGACGCTTATGACGTTGACGCCGGCATCGAGCCATATGCCCATGCTGTACTTGTTCACTTATCTGACTGGTTGGGCAGCAAAGGGATTTCCTGCCACCCACGGTTAATTCCGCGTGATTTCATTCTGGAGAATCAGCAACTATGGGGTTCTGCACTCGAATCAGCTCAGCCCATTTATGACGTGGTTATCTCTAACCCGCCATACTTTAAGCTAAGCAAGCAAGACCCGCGCAATGACCTAGCACGCCAGCAAGAACAGGAGCAGCCTAATATTTATTCTCTCTTTATTGTACAGGCTGCTTTGCTCACTAAACAAGGCGGCGAGCTTATTTTCATCATACCTCGTAGCTTTTGCTCAGGGCCCTACTTCGAGCGGTTCCGAGGCTTCATGTATCAGCACTTGCAGCTGGACGTATTTCATCTGTTCCACTCACGCAGCAAGGCATTCGAGAAAGATGCCGTGCTGCAGGAGAACATGATTTTTAAAGCTACGCGGGTTAATCATGCCGGCGAACAAGACTATCCGGTGCGCGTCCTGGCTTCTGAGGCTGGCCACGACGTGCACGAAACGACGGTGCAGCAGTGCATGCTTGATGAACTAGTTGACTTGGGCAGTCAGGAAAAGGTACTTTTTCTGCCCACAAGCAACGCAGAACGAAGTCTAATTGCGGATTTCAAAATGTGGCGGCATAGACTCAGGGATTTCGGCATCGAAGTATCTACTGGTCCGGTAGTGGCTTTTCGAGTTACCGAGCACCTCAACGAAGAGGCCAGCGCTGGCTACGTTCCGCTGTTTTGGATTGACCACGTGCGCCGTGGTCGCATCGACTGGCCCAACGCGCGCGGTAGGCATCAGTTCATTGCGCTGGCTGGCGGCAAGCGCGCCGGGTTATTACCCAACCGTAACTATGTGCTGCTGCGCCGTTTCAGCGCCAAGGATGACAAGCACCGCCTCATAGCCGCACCCTATTACAAGAAGGATTGGGCGGAATACGATGGTGTGGGGCTAGAAAATAAGCTGAACTACTTCTATTCCATAAAGGCTGAACTAACGGAGCAACAGGTAGCAGGCCTGACCGCTCTGCTGAACAGCAACCTTTATGATGCCTTCTTCCGAGTTTTCAACGGTAATACTCAAGTAAGTGCCACCGAGGCCCGAGCTCTTCCAATGCCGTCCCTGAAAACCATTGAGGAGATAGGGGAAAGAGTGAAGGATAAAGGCATAGATGAGCTAGACGCAATTGTACAGGAAGTAGTAACCGACCGTAAAATGAATAACACGCTATTTGAGCTAGAATCGACGTTTACACCTAAGCAGCAGAAAGTCCAAGAGAGCCTACAGATTCTCAAGGCCCTTGGCATGCCGCGGGCCCAGCTAAACGACCGCTCGGCGCTGACGCTGTTGGCTTTACTCAATCTAAAACCGGATGGCTCTTGGCAGAAGCTAGAGCGCCCGGTAATGGGGGTAACACCCATAATGGACTGGTGTCGAGATAATTACCAGACGACCTATGCTCCGAACTCGCGTGAGACTTTCCGCCGACAAACGTTACATCAGTTTGGCAGCGCCGGAATTGTCGACTATAACCCGGACAACCGTTCACGTCCTGTCAACTCACCGAAGGCTTGCTATCAGGTGTATGAACAGCTTGGGGAGCTGCTTACTACGTTTGGTACGCCAGCTTGGGCCTCGAAGCTGGAGCAGCACCTCCGCGACCGGCCGACCCTAATAGAGAAAAACGCAAAGGAGCGAAACATGGCGTTGATTCCATTGGTGCTGCCCAACGGTAAGGAGGTTACGCTGAGCGCCGGTGCGCATAGCCAACTCATTCACGATATCATCAAGGTATTTGGCCCTCGCTACGCACCAGGAGCGGAGGTTATCTATATCGGCGACACGAAGCCGCAGAATGAGTTTTTTGACCGGGAGAGGCTGGCTGAATTGGGCGTGACGGTGGACAAGCATGGCAAAATGCCCGACGTTGTGTTGTATTACGGTGAGAAGGATTGGCTACTACTGATTGAATCCGTTACCAGTCACGGCCCCGTTGACAACAAGCGGCACGAGGAGTTGAGCCAGTTGTTCGCCGCTGTTAAAGACAAACTGGTTTTCGTAAGTGCTTTTCCTGACCGCAAGTCGATGGCCAAGTACAGGGTTGACATATCATGGGAGACAGAGGTATGGTTTGCCGATTCTCCAACCCACATGCTGCACTTCAACGGCACGCGTTTCCTCGGACCTCATGTTGAGGACAAGTCTTAA